A region of the Campylobacter showae CSUNSWCD genome:
ATTGTCTATACTGCCCCCATTTCGATCTTTTATGTCGGAAAAGTTAAAGGTAGCTTTCGCGGAGTTTGTCGTGTATCCAAAGTCTTCATTTTCGTATACTACCTCTGAGATAGAGGTTTGCCATGGTGTAGGCTCAAAATTATATCCTCCGTTTTTCATCTTGAGGATACTAGCGCCGATGATCTCTACGTCGCCGTATATTGTTTTAGCCTCAGATTTTTCACCGCTTACTATCGTATAAATTGGTAGCTTTTTAAAATCAGGCGTTTGCTTATTGTCTATACCGCGCTCTCTACCGTGGCTAACCATTGTGCTCATTGTATGAGTGAGTCCATTTTTGTCGGTATATGTTTCACTCCAGCAACATGTAGCTATCAGTAAAGGAATCGTAAAGATTCTTAAAAAATTCATTTTTTCTCCATTAATTGTTACTTCTCTATAAAATCCGAAATTTTTTCAGCCTGTTTGTACATCGGATATGTCCATGCGTCAAGCACTATCTGCGATAGCGTCATATTTGTCATATTGCAAACGATAGGAGCGATGAAATTTACCGTCGATGTCTCGATCGGAGTGCTCACGACCATGATGTTGTAAATCCTTAGCTCGCTTTTGTCGTTTATGTCCATCAGCTCCTGATAGTACGTTGGTATCTCAAATTCGTAATTTCTCAAGGCGTATGGATTTATCGCGGTAAAAGACGTATCGTCGTCCTTGCTTTGAAGCTTTATGAAAAATTGATCTAGCTCTTTTAATTCATAACTTTTAATATGCTCAAAGCCTAAAATCGGACTTTTGACTTGAAAAATCATATATATCTCCTTAATTAAATATTTACTTTTTACGCGAATTGTATCCAAAATTTCCTATTTTTAAGCATAAAATGAAATCAAATTTACCGAAAAGCAATAAAAACAATGGTAAAATAGTCTGTTTTAAAAAATTTAAAATTTAAGGGAACGTATGAAAAATTTGATCAAATTTTTATCTGCGGTGTTTTTTGTTTGTTTAATCGGCGGTTGTGCCGACAAATACACCGAGCTTTATAATCTAACGCCCGATCAGTGGTACTCTGAGATCATCGGCGATATCAAAAATCGCGATCTAGAAAGCGCCGACAAACACTACACGGCGATGTCTAGCGAGCACGTAGCTAGCCCGCTTTTGGAGCAAATTTTACTGATATTAGCTCAGGCTCACGCTAACGACGAAGAGTATCTGATGGCGAATTTTTATCTCGATGAATACCTCAAAAGATACGGCGACGGCGGCCCTAGGAGCGAATTTGCGCAGTATTTAAAAATAAAAGCGAATTTTGACTCGTTCTCGCAACCCAATCGAAACCAAAAGCTAATGCAAGACAGTATTGCCGAGATAGAAAAATTTCTCTACATCTACCCAAACACGCAGTATCGCCCGCTGATCGAAACTATGCTGGTTAAATTTAAGCTCGCGATCTACAACCTAGACGTGCAGATAGCTGATCTATATGAGCGTACCGGCAGAGACGAGTCGGCGCAAATTTATAAAGAAAAGGTGCAAGCCTCGCCGCTAAATGACGCAAACATCGTGCTTCCGCAGCTTCCTTGGTATAGAAAAATGTTTGAATAGGAGCTGAATTTGCAAATTTACGAATCAAAAATGTTCCCGACACAACTACCCGTCATCGTCGAGGACGAGCTGTTTTTATATCCATTTATGATCACGCCGCTTTTTTTGAGTGATGATGAAAATATCGAAGCACTAAATTTAGCCCTCGAGTCGCAGAGTCCAATCCTCGTCGTGCCGACGAAAGCGCAAAACGAAGGCGCACGAGAATTTGACTCCATCTACGACGCAGGCGTAATAGGCACCGTGATGAGGCGGGTGCCGCTACCTGATGGTAGGGTAAAAATTTTATTTCAAGGCACGAGTAAGGGTCGCATAGTCTCAAAAGTATCCTCAAAACCGCTGCAAGCCGTCGTAGACGTACTGCACGAAAAAAGACCCGAAAATACCAAAAGCGACGCGCTACTAACCGTACTTCGCGAAAAGGTGCGAGATCTGGCCGCGCTTAGCCACTTTTTTCCGCCGGATCTTTTAAAAACGATAGAGGAGAGCGCCGAGCCTAGCCGCGTTTGCGATCTTATCTTAAGCTCGCTAAGGCTAAAGAAAAAGACGGCGTACGAGTTTTTTATTGAGGAAAATTTGGAGCAAAAGCTACTAAAACTCATCGACTACGTCATCGAGGAGATCGAGGCGAACAAACTTCAACGCGAGATAAAAAACAAAGTCCACTCAAGGATCGATAAGGTAAATAAGGAGTATTTTCTAAAAGAGCAGCTAAAGCAGATCCAGCAAGAGCTCGGCTCCGACACGAGCCGCGAGGAGGAGATCGAGGAGTACCGCAAAAAACTAGAAGCTAAGAAAAAATTTATGGGCGAGGACGCGTATAAGGAGATAAAAAAGCAAATCGACAAACTATCGCGCATGCATCCTGACTCCGCCGACGCCAACACGACGCAAAGCTACCTCGACTGGGTCGTAGAGGTGCCGTTTGAAAACCTGGCGAACAAAAAACTAAGCGTGCAAGAGGTCACAAAGCAGCTAAACGCCGATCACTACGGGCTTGAGAGGCCAAAAGATAGGATAGAGGAGTATTTTGCTCTGCGCGAGCTTTTGCAGCTACGAGGCGTAGCTGGCAAGGTAAATAACGGCGCGATATTGTGCTTTGCGGGGCCTCCTGGCGTCGGTAAAACGAGCCTAGCAAACTCTATCGCAAAGGCTCTAAAACGCGAGCTAGTGCGCGTGGCGCTGGGCGGACTGGAGGACGTAAACGAGCTGCGCGGACACCGCCGTACCTACATCGGCGCGATGCCGGGACGTATCGTGCAGGGGCTAATCGAAGCAAAGCAAATGAATCCCGTCGTAGTGTTAGACGAGATCGACAAGGTCGGCAGGAGCTTTCGCGGCGATCCGACGGCAGTGTTGCTAGAGATCCTGGACCCTGAGCAAAATAACAAATTTAGAGATTATTACTTAAATTTTAATATCGACCTAAGCAAGGTTGTTTTCGTTGCGACGGCAAACGACGTGAGCGCCATACCGCCCGCACTGCGCGATAGGATGGAGTTTATCGAGCTTAGCTCTTACACCCCGCAGGAAAAATTTGAGATCGCTAAAAAATATCTAATCCCTCAAGAGCTCAAAAAACACGGCCTAAAGCCTGGCGAAGTGACTCTAGGCAAAGAAGTGTTAAGCCTCATCATCTCGGACTACACGCGCGAAAGCGGGGTGCGAAATCTTCGCCGCCGCCTAGCAGATATCTTTAGAAAAGCGGCGAAAAGACTACTCGAGGGCGAAGCACAAAAGATAACCGTGACGACTAAAAATTTGAACGAATTTTTAGAAAAGAAGGTCTTTGAGATCGAGCATGCCGATAAAAAGCCGCAGATCGGCCAGGTAAACGGGCTGGCGTGGACGAGCGTGGGTGGCGACGTGCTAAAGATCGAAGCCATCCGCATACAGGGCAAGGGCGGTCTGCAGATCACCGGCTCTTTGGGCGACGTGATGAAAGAGAGCGCGTATATCGCATTTAGCCTCGTTAAAGTGCTAATCGATGCTAAAAAGATAAAAGTGCCTGCCAAAATCATTCCGAGCCTGCCTGACGACGTCAAAGACGGTGTGAAAAAAGAGCCGAGCGCTAGCGAAGTGTATCGTCGCTACGATCTGCATATCCACGTACCCGAGGGCGCCACGCCAAAAGACGGCCCGAGTGCCGGTATCACGATGGTGACGGCGATCGCCTCGATCCTAACGGATACCAAAGTGCGAAGCGACGTAGCAATGACGGGCGAGATCACGCTGAGCGGCCGCGTGCTACCTATCGGCGGACTAAAAGAAAAGCTCATCGCAGCGCATAAGGCTGGTATCAAAACCGCTCTGATACCGCGCAAAAACTATGAGCGCGATCTGGGCGACATACCGCAAGACGTCAAAAAAGACATGCAAATCATCCCGGTGGACGTCATCGAAGACGTGCTAAAAAATGCGTTCGTCACAAAGTGACTACTAAATTTGATTAAATTTGGCCTCGATAGCGGGGCTAAATTTCTACTTTAATATTATCAATTGATGATTAAAAATTTTACTTAGGCTCAAGATAAGTTAAAATTTTTGTATGGCACAGATACCATGATTTTACTGATATTTTTCAAAGTAACGAGCATGATGAAATAGAGTTTAGATGCAATAACTGTAAAGTTAGAAAAAGATTATATTGCATTTTACTAAAATCGATAAAATGCTTTGCAGACAATAAAACCAAGCCGCGCTAAAATTTACTTAAGTTTTATTGAGCGCGCGTATTTCTTAGTATTTGCTATTTGTGCTTAGGCTAAGTCTGGGATATATGCTTGATCTTATTTCTTCGTTTGCTAGCATAGTTTGAAGCTTAGAAGATAGGATGGATGGGCTAGTGGATTCTAGGGATTTAGCAAGGGAGGAGAAGGATACGGATTTGGCGGATAAAGAGACGCCAAACAAGTAAACGATAAAAAACAAAAAAGATATCCTTTGCAAACTCTACTTTCCTAACTACTCTGAAATTTAGGTCTAAATTTAATCATAATGACTCTTAATAAAGCATTAAAAATACCTAACAATCAATAATATTTTAAAAATAAATACCGATTATAACTTAAATGCAGTTTAAGAGGATTGTGGGTAAAATGCATAAATTTGAATTTTGGTGAGTAAAATACAGAGAGATTATGATAAAGAGCCTATAATAATAAGAGACTTAAGTAGGTTTTATAGATATTTTACGCTTACCCTAGTGATGCTTCCGCTATTGTTTTATTGTTTGGCGTATTCTTACAACAGTGATGTTTTTACTAAAACCATCATACTTGCTACAATGTCTATTGGTTTGCTATTTTATAGCATACATAAAAATATCCAATATTATAAAAATGGCAAACAGATTTTTGAGATAAATAACCAAAATATCAAATATTCAACTTTCGATTTAAAGGCTGATTTTGCGGTTGATAATATAGAAAATGTAGAATTTGTTTTGGCAGCAAATCACGAATATGGAAAAGATGCTTATAAAGATAAATCACTATTCAATCTTGTTTTCAAAACTGATATTTTGGAGCTTTTCTTTTATGTATCTACTAAAATTTTAATAGTTTTGATATATGCTTTTTTTATTTTGCCTTTTAAATTTATTTCTCGCAAATCCATAAAAACCTTTTTAGTATTTTTTAAAGACGGTGGTTATTTAAATATTGTTCCAAACAATAAGGTTGAATTTAATGAGCTTTTGTCATTTTTTAAAAGTAAAAATATAGCCGTAAAAAATAAATCAAATTTAATATATACTTCGCACGAAGAAACCAAAATAGGATAATAATTGCGCTATGATTTTTAAAAAGATTAATTAAAATTTGCACTCAAGGAGTTTTGAATGGAATCAAAAGATTTTATGGATGAGATATTAAATGTTGCAGACACTATGTTGGCCGTTGGGGCTAGCGCTGTGCCATGAGGCCCAACTGGGAAAAATGCATTACAATATTGGTATGTAAATTCTCATTCTGTTGGCTTGAATTATACAAGAAATATTCTTAAAGGTAAGAATTCTTATCAAGCATGGGGAAAAGTGGTTGGTGACACAATATCATTAGTTGTTGGGGGGGCAAAGGAATAGATAAAATATTCAAACCGGGAACGGCCTTAAACTTGTTATCAAATGGCGGACTTTCATATACTGTAAATCACTTCAGTCCGCTTGGCGATTATATGTCTGATGTTTTTGATACTTATGTGAGGAATGCAGACGAATTTTATACAAGACTACATAATGATAAAGAATATAGAGATAAAATTTTAGAAACTACTAAATCTTTACTTCCAAATTTTAGTGAAATAGGTAAATATTATTCAGAAGTTACCTTGGGGCAATTTTGGGAGGATTTAAAATACGTCTTTGGAAGGCCGCCATCAAGCAATGAAGGAAGTTTGGTTTATAATATGTCATACAGCCCTCAAACAAGCAATATAGCTGTAAGAGATATCAATAAGACGCATAGTGGTGAAATAGAAAAATCAATAGTCCAAGAAATAACTAAATATGACTTTATAAAATCCGTAACCCTCAACTCCCACACCTACGACATAAGAAACCTTTCAAATTTAGAGATAAGAAACGCAATCGATAAGATACCTCAGGTATCTTTCCTGCTTTCCGATATCATGATAAGAACGGGCGAAGAGCTGGATCTGGGAAGCAAGGGAATATACAAAGTAAAAAGCGGAGATACTCTATTAGCCATAGCCAAAAAACGGTATGATTACTAAAGACTTATTAAAACTAAATACTTGGCTGGTAGATGAAGGCAGTGTATCTTTCCTGCAAAACAAAGTATTGGTAGAATCAAACATACTGGCTCTAAACGAGATAGATCACGTCCTAACAGGCGATAGAAATGCCGAAAATATACTCATAGGCGCAAATGGAGGAGATGATACTCTGGCGGGAGGTAATAAGGCAATAAAGATGATTATACTAAAGATTACACTAAAAGGCGGAAAGAGTTTAGGTGTAACAGTGGCAAAGAAACAAAAGATTTCTATCATATTTTATTCAAGACAACAAGAGGTCTTAGGATGGTAACGAAAGTAGCAACCAAAAGTCTACTGAAGTTACATATCGTTGTTTTTTGTCTTATCAATCTTAGAAAAGTGATGTAGGGGTTCGGAAATAAAATTTAAAAAATTAAGCCCTAAAAAGGGCTTAAAAATTATAGTCCCTCAAAAGGATTGGTTACTACGTCGTCGCGATCGACTACGTAAGGTATCAAAGCTGCTTGGCGAGCGCGTTTGATAGCTTTTTCGACCATCTCTTGGTATTTTTTAGACGTTCCTGTTAGTCGTCTTGGCATGATTTTAAATCTCTCTGACAAGCAGTACTTTAAAAGCGAAGTATCCTTGTAGTCGATAAATTCTATTTTTGCCTCTGTAAATTTGCAGTATTTGCGTGAATATTTTCTTTTTTCAGCCATTGTTTTTTCCTTAATTAAAATGGTATCGTTTCGTCGCCGTCATCGTATTTGTCGGCATCTATATCTATTTCTCGGACGTTATCACCGTAGTAATCGTCTTTTGGCTGTTGCTTTTGCTGCTGCGGTTTATTAAAATTTTGCCTTTGCGTACTGTTTTGAGGATAGCTATTTTGTTGATTTTGTCCACCTAGATAGCTGCCGCTGTAGCTGTTATTTTGGTAACCGCCTTGTTGATAGCCTTGATTACTATTTTGATTGTATCCGCCTTGCTGTTGTCCTCCGCCTAGCATCTCCATATTTTCCACACTGATCGTGTGTTTGCTTCTGTTTTGTCCGTTGTTGTCCGTCCATTGGTCAAATTTTAAGCGACCTTCTACTAGAAGCTTTGAGCCTTTGGAAAGATATTGGTTTGCTATTTCCGCTTGTTTTCCAAAAAATGTTATGTCTATAAAGCACGTTTCTTCGCGTTTCTCGCCGTTCACGTTAAATTTTCTCGTTACGGCGATAGCGCTGTTGCCTATGGCTGCGCCCGCGGTCGTATATCTAAGCTCGATATCTCGTGTTAAATTTCCTACCAAAACGACTCTATTAAACATTTTTTGTCCTTATTCTTGCGCTGCCGGAGCTTCTTCTGCTTTGACTTTAGGTTCTTTTCTGTTTAGTTTGATGCCCTTGCTCATCTTTTCCCAAGCGGCGATCTCTTTTTTGTTTTCAAATTTGACCGTTAAGAATTTGATGATCTCTTCGGTGATTCTGATGATACGCTCGACTTCTGCGATAGCTTGTGTCGGAGCTTCGAAATACACGACGAAATAAGTTCCGCGCTCGTATTTTTTCACGGTATAGGCTAGTTTTCTAGTGCCCATAGACTGAACAGACGCGATGTTTGCGCCGTTTTTGGTTAGGATTTCTTTAACGAAATCAACTTTTGCGCTTACTTCTTCTTCCGTCAAAGTAGGCTTCAAAATGAACAAAAGCTCGTAGTGCTTCATTGATTCTCCTTGTGGGTATTAAGCTCGCTTGCACGGTTGCAAACGGGCAAGGAAGTCTTTCGACAAGAGCTGATTTTATCTTTTTTTTACTTAATATTTGCTGTTTTTGCCGATAAGATTTTGCAGGCCCAGCACGCAGGAGAGCAGAAAAGTTTTTTTATCAAGCGCAGAGTTTGTTTTTAGCTCAAATTCTGTCAAATTTAATGCGGTAAAAATTTCCCTATACGCTTTTAAATTTACAGCCAAGCACTGCCTTTTTAGTTCATTTGCTACGTTTGGTGGCGGTGCATAGCCGAGCGTTTCTTTTATGTCAAATTTACCAGTTATTTTGATACCCGCATGTAGTTTAAAAAGTCTAAAAAATGCGCGGTAAAGCGAGTTAATAAACAAAATTTCATTAAAATTTCCATCGTCCGCGCAGGAGAAAAAATCGGCTCTGATATCTTTTAGCGCGATAAATTTATCGAAAAAATCGTCAAAACTCACACTTGATAGCGAAAAAACCAAGCTTCTCACGATATTTTCGTTTATGGGTTCGTTTAGAGAGGCTAGTTTGTTGAGTTCGCTTGCAGCCAGATATAGATTTTCATTATGTATGCGGTAGAGTTCAAAAAGCGCGTTTTTTGTAATATTTAGGTTCATTTTTGCGGCCTGTCTGCCGAGTAAATTTACGGCTTCTTCGGGAGATCCCGGTTTAAAAAATCTTGCAAAATTTACCCCGAAAGCCTTTTGCGTATCAAAAACCGCTTTAGCATCGGGCTCAAAAAGCTCGAAGACAAATACGCCGCCGTTTTTGCAACCGTCTATTAGGATTTTTAGTTCTTTTGCGGGGATTTTTTTGTCGCTTTTTACGTGCAAAAGCGGACTGTCGCCAAAGAGCGAAGGCTCGCAAAGATGCGCTCGCGCGGCGTCAAAATCGTACTCGTCGTAGTAAAGGCTCAAAATGTCAAAATCTTTAAATTTGGCTAAAATTTCCTTTGCAAAAAGCTCGATTTGGTATTCGTCCGCGCCGTAAAGCAAAAAATAATTTGGAAATTTAGCCGAATTTAGCGCGGCCTCAAGCTCTTTTCTATACATCGATTTTCTTTACTACCTTGCCGAAAATTTCGGCCGTCGCGATATTTGCGTCCGTGATTTCGACGATGACTTTTTGTAGCAAATTTACACCGTACGCGCCCAAAAATATCCTGGCGCCCTTTATCTCGTCGTCCAGCCTAGTGACCGCGACGTTTTGATTTTCGCTGATATAGGCGTTAAATCGCTGTCCGATACGCTCTTTCGCCCAGCGCGCGAATTTCCTATCCATAAAGTCAAATGCGACCCTGTCTGCTTCGCGCTCGAGTTCGCTTAAATTTGAGCAAATCGCTTCGATATTTAAAAGCAAGTAGTTAAAAAATTTCTCGTCGTTGTGCAGTTTGGCCTTTAAAAGGCGGTGTAGCGTGAGGTCGGAGTAGCGGCGGATCGGGCTCGTAAAGTGCGTGTAGCGCTCAAATCCCAGTCCGAAGTGGCCTAAATTTTGCGCACCATATTCGGCCTTTTTTTGCGATTTTATGATGAGTTTGTCGATCTCCTCGCGGTTGCCTACGGCGTCGGCTTGAGCTTGGATTTTGCGAACCAAATTTGCAATATCGCTTTCATAAACGAAGTCAAAGCCTAGAGCGCCGAGATCTTCGAGCAAAATTTGTATTTTTCGCAGATCCGGCGAGCCGTGATTTCTAAAAACGCCTTTGCCGATGCGTTTTGCCGCCGCGACGTTGGCTAGCAGCATGCAGTCCTCGACTAGTCTATGCGAGTCGGTATCGGTCTCAAACCTCGTAGAGGCAAGCCCGCCGTCTGCGTCAAGGCTCATGCGAAGCTCCTGCGTCCTAAAGTCAAATGCGTTTTTCAGGCGTTTTTTGCGCAGACGCGAGGTGAGTGCGAAAAGAGGTTTTATCCAGCCGATTTCATCCTCGCGTTCGCCGCGTAAAATTTGATCGACCTCGTCGTAGTTAAAGCGTCTTTGTGAGACGATAACGGCTTCTAAGAGCTCTTCTTTTGCGACTTCGCCCTCTTCGCCTAACGTGATTTTGAAACAAAATGCAAGGCGCGCGGTATTTGGCTTTAGCGAACAGATATTTTCGCTCAAATTTCTCGGCAGCATCGGCACGGCTTTGTGCGGAAAATATATAGAAAATCCGCGCGTTTTGGCCTCTGCATCTATCGGAGAGTAGGGGGTTACGTATTCGCTCACGTCAGCGATCGCGACGTAAATTTCGCGTTTTTTCTCGTCAAAATATATCGCGTCGTCAAAGTCTTTGGCATCGACGGGATCGATCGTGCAAAATGGCAAATCCCGCAAATCCGCTCGCTGCGGGTACATCGTAGGATCGACCTCGTCGCCCCATGCGATCGCTTCAGCTTCGCACTCTTCGCTAAATTCATCGTTTTTGTTAAAGACGGCGAGCGAGATTTTTTCGTCGCTGAGCGGGTCGTTTATGTTGCCGATAACCTCGACTATTTCGTTGTTTAGGTTGCCGATTTTTAGTAGCGTGCCGGGCGGCAGCATTTTTAGCGATTTTTGCGAGGCTTTTAGCGGCGAGCTAAGCGCTGTTTTTACGTTTACGCCAAGAATTACCGAGCCTATTTGTTTAGTATAAACAACGCTTGTTTCATTGGCTAGTTTTAGCGTCATCACGACTTTAGCGCTTTGACGTTTTTTCTTTAGCGGCAAAAGCTTTGCGAGTACGATATCGCCGTAGTGCGAGGCGTTTAAATTTTTGTTTTCTATTATTATATCTTGCTTAAAGCGTTTGTCGTAAGGCGACAAAAAACCTGTGCCGTTTGCGCTTATATCAAGCTTGCCGCAAACAAAGCCGTTATTTAGGTAGTAGCGATCTTTGTGGTGGCTTGCGGCGTTTAAATTTAGTAAATTTCGTAGGATTTCTTTATCAGAGGAGGCGACTTCCTTTTCGCTCACTCCATCAAGTAGTTTGGTTAAAAAATCTTTCACAAATTTGCTTTGACTTTTGCAACGGCTTCTAGGAATTTATCTTGCGCAAAGCCGTATTCGTCGAGACACATTAGCGTATTTTGCAGATTATCGTCGTTTAGTTGATCAAATAGATTTACGGCATTTTTTACTACTTTGAGCGCTTTTGAGTAGCTTTTTATGTGTTCAGGCGCATCGTCTGGGTTATTTGAATATAAGATTGCGTCGACAAGCTCAGGCTCAAGATTCCATTGTTCAAAAATTTTGGCAGTCACTGTTTCATTTGAAATGCCTACGATTTCATTTTCTAGCTCAGATACGTCAAATGGACTTGAAATATTTTTTAATTTTGCCTTAAAATCATCAACTTTTCCGGTTTCATTTAGTTCATTAGAGATGATGATTTTACCTACTTCTAGCATAAAAGAGGCTGGACTTAAAACTGCAAGATCGCTAGCGTTGATTTTTGAATACCAGTTATACATTAGAGCATTTTGCATTATAGAAATATTTAAAAAATCTTGACTGGTAATACCGTATGGATCTAAATTTATCTTAAAGCTTTTTTTTACTGCGCTTGATAGGGCAAAGCCGCGTATGGTTGCCATGCCAAACAGCGTAATTGCTCTTGATATCGTGGTTATTTCTCTGCTAAATCCATAAAGAGGCGAGTTTGCGGAACGTAATATATTTGCTGTTAACATAGGATCTTTTTCGACTATTTGAGATAGGTCGTTAAGCGAACTATTGTCGTCTGAGCAAACGGTTTGAATTTTTATTATTGTATCGTCAAGTGGTGGAAGAGCCTTTATATGTTTATAAATTGATTCATTCATTTTTTACACTTTGCATCGAGATTTTATAAGCCACAATTCTACACTAAAAGGCTTTTTAAAAAACTTAAATACATATGTTAAGCTTATTTTAGCGACTAAATAGTATAATCTCACAAATTTTTTAAGAGGAGAGAATATGGCAGTAAGTATTTACTATGACAAAGATTGCGATTTGAGCTTGATTAGAAGCAAAACCGTAGCGATGATAGGTTTTGGCTCGCAAGGCCACGCGCATGCTGAAAATTTACGCGACAGCGGCGTAAAGGTGATCGTAGGTCTAGCAAAGGGCGGTAAAAGTTGGGCAAAAGCCGAAGCAAAGGGCTTTGAGGTAAAAACAGTAGCCGAAGCGGCAAAGGCTGCAAACGTCATAATGATACTGACTCCGGATGAGCTTCAAGCAGAAATTTTCGAGCGAGATATAAAGCCAAATTTAAACGAAGGCGACGCGATAGCTTTTGGACACGGCTTTAACGTGCATTTTGGACAGATCAAAGCTTCTGAGGGCATCGATGTCATCATGATTGCTCCAAAAGCGCCTGGCCATACGGTAAGAAGCGAATTTGTACGAGGCGGCGGCATCCCTGATCTAATCGCTGTAGAGCAAAACGCAAGCGGAAAGGCTAAAGAGCTAGCTCTAAGCTACGCTAGCGCGATCGGCGGCGGCAGAACGGGCATCATAGAAACTACATTTAAAGACGAGACCGAGACCGATCTTTTTGGCGAGCAGGCGGTACTTTGCGGCGGACTTTGCGCGCTGGTAAACGCAGGTTTTGAGACGCTGGTAGATGCCGGATACGAGCCTGAGATGGCGTATTTTGAGTGCTTGCACGAGCTAAAACTAATCGTGGATCTAATGTATCAAGGCGGCATGGCCGATATGCGCTACTCTATCTCAAACACCGCAGAATATGGCGATTACGTGAGCGGTCCGCGCGTCATCGGCGAAGATAGCAAAAAAGCAATGAAAGAGATCCTAAAAGAGATCCAAAACGGTAAATTTGCAAAAGACTTTATCCTCGAGCGCAAGGCTGGATACGTGCGCATGAACGCAGAGCGCGGCATCGCCGAGAGAAGTCTGCTAAATCAAACCGGCAAAAAACTACGCTCCATGATGCCTTGGATAAGTGCGGGCAAACTCATCGACCAAAGCAAAAATTAATTGAACTCGAAACCTAGAAAAAAGGCCGCGAAAAGGCGCTCCAAAAAGGGGCGCTCTAGCGGCGGACTAAAGCTACTACTTTCCGTTTTTCTCATCGCCTGTATCTTGCTTGTTGGGGCATTTTATCTACTGGACGTCAGGGTAAAGGTTAAAAGCGACAATGCGCTGATAGCTAAAATCGAGCGGTATTTCGGCGATAAAAGCGAGCCCGAGCAAAAGCAAAATTTAAGCCACAAACCAAGCCTTTCGGCCTCAAACAGCTCTGAAAAAGTCACCATAAAAGACGCACAGGCTGCATCTGGCGCGCACTCTAGAGCAAATTTAACCGATATAAAGGCGATTTTTGATGAGGCGGAAGCTAAAGGTAAAATAAAAATCGGCGGTGAAAAAGCTAGAGCCGAAGAAAAAAACGATCAAAATTTGCCAAACGTGCAGGGCAAATTTGATAAAAATGGGCAGGGCGTGCCTGCAACTAAAGATAAAATCTCGTCCGAGAGCGTAAATTTAGCATCCCGCGACACTTCCGAGCTGGACGGCGCAAACGCTAAAAAGGTCGGCGAGCTAAATTCGTCAAATTTAAGCTTTAAAAACGAGCCAGCTAAAACCGCTC
Encoded here:
- the fliW gene encoding flagellar assembly protein FliW, encoding MIFQVKSPILGFEHIKSYELKELDQFFIKLQSKDDDTSFTAINPYALRNYEFEIPTYYQELMDINDKSELRIYNIMVVSTPIETSTVNFIAPIVCNMTNMTLSQIVLDAWTYPMYKQAEKISDFIEK
- a CDS encoding outer membrane protein assembly factor BamD; the encoded protein is MKNLIKFLSAVFFVCLIGGCADKYTELYNLTPDQWYSEIIGDIKNRDLESADKHYTAMSSEHVASPLLEQILLILAQAHANDEEYLMANFYLDEYLKRYGDGGPRSEFAQYLKIKANFDSFSQPNRNQKLMQDSIAEIEKFLYIYPNTQYRPLIETMLVKFKLAIYNLDVQIADLYERTGRDESAQIYKEKVQASPLNDANIVLPQLPWYRKMFE
- the lon gene encoding endopeptidase La, which gives rise to MQIYESKMFPTQLPVIVEDELFLYPFMITPLFLSDDENIEALNLALESQSPILVVPTKAQNEGAREFDSIYDAGVIGTVMRRVPLPDGRVKILFQGTSKGRIVSKVSSKPLQAVVDVLHEKRPENTKSDALLTVLREKVRDLAALSHFFPPDLLKTIEESAEPSRVCDLILSSLRLKKKTAYEFFIEENLEQKLLKLIDYVIEEIEANKLQREIKNKVHSRIDKVNKEYFLKEQLKQIQQELGSDTSREEEIEEYRKKLEAKKKFMGEDAYKEIKKQIDKLSRMHPDSADANTTQSYLDWVVEVPFENLANKKLSVQEVTKQLNADHYGLERPKDRIEEYFALRELLQLRGVAGKVNNGAILCFAGPPGVGKTSLANSIAKALKRELVRVALGGLEDVNELRGHRRTYIGAMPGRIVQGLIEAKQMNPVVVLDEIDKVGRSFRGDPTAVLLEILDPEQNNKFRDYYLNFNIDLSKVVFVATANDVSAIPPALRDRMEFIELSSYTPQEKFEIAKKYLIPQELKKHGLKPGEVTLGKEVLSLIISDYTRESGVRNLRRRLADIFRKAAKRLLEGEAQKITVTTKNLNEFLEKKVFEIEHADKKPQIGQVNGLAWTSVGGDVLKIEAIRIQGKGGLQITGSLGDVMKESAYIAFSLVKVLIDAKKIKVPAKIIPSLPDDVKDGVKKEPSASEVYRRYDLHIHVPEGATPKDGPSAGITMVTAIASILTDTKVRSDVAMTGEITLSGRVLPIGGLKEKLIAAHKAGIKTALIPRKNYERDLGDIPQDVKKDMQIIPVDVIEDVLKNAFVTK
- the rpsR gene encoding 30S ribosomal protein S18 produces the protein MAEKRKYSRKYCKFTEAKIEFIDYKDTSLLKYCLSERFKIMPRRLTGTSKKYQEMVEKAIKRARQAALIPYVVDRDDVVTNPFEGL
- a CDS encoding single-stranded DNA-binding protein, whose protein sequence is MFNRVVLVGNLTRDIELRYTTAGAAIGNSAIAVTRKFNVNGEKREETCFIDITFFGKQAEIANQYLSKGSKLLVEGRLKFDQWTDNNGQNRSKHTISVENMEMLGGGQQQGGYNQNSNQGYQQGGYQNNSYSGSYLGGQNQQNSYPQNSTQRQNFNKPQQQKQQPKDDYYGDNVREIDIDADKYDDGDETIPF
- the rpsF gene encoding 30S ribosomal protein S6; translated protein: MKHYELLFILKPTLTEEEVSAKVDFVKEILTKNGANIASVQSMGTRKLAYTVKKYERGTYFVVYFEAPTQAIAEVERIIRITEEIIKFLTVKFENKKEIAAWEKMSKGIKLNRKEPKVKAEEAPAAQE
- the holA gene encoding DNA polymerase III subunit delta → MYRKELEAALNSAKFPNYFLLYGADEYQIELFAKEILAKFKDFDILSLYYDEYDFDAARAHLCEPSLFGDSPLLHVKSDKKIPAKELKILIDGCKNGGVFVFELFEPDAKAVFDTQKAFGVNFARFFKPGSPEEAVNLLGRQAAKMNLNITKNALFELYRIHNENLYLAASELNKLASLNEPINENIVRSLVFSLSSVSFDDFFDKFIALKDIRADFFSCADDGNFNEILFINSLYRAFFRLFKLHAGIKITGKFDIKETLGYAPPPNVANELKRQCLAVNLKAYREIFTALNLTEFELKTNSALDKKTFLLSCVLGLQNLIGKNSKY